The [Eubacterium] siraeum genome contains a region encoding:
- a CDS encoding penicillin-binding transpeptidase domain-containing protein: MSKLSRQIRNLVFVLVVVILSFACTIELLQIQIVDGEYYKDQTANTYTANQTVQAARGQIFTKDGKVVNTNRLVYKIIVQKAFFKSGTENDVIAKTLKILQNNDQKWIDTLPVSKTTPYKFTGDDDEIDTLRSKLELGVYATAENCMNALYEKFEISDSYGQEMRRYIAGVRYEMLIRDFSYQNRYTLAEDVSVQTVIELKEQSFMLGGIDIIEEAIRQYDGKDFIPQVVGRIGAISADEYAELSDKGYSLNDTTGKWGIESAMESTLRGQNGIRSITRDSSGMVVSDEITKAATAGNSVRLTIESDFQNDVQAILENHIKWLHYNNDPTRGNKVDAGGVVVLDAKTGAVLAMANYPNYDINNYIDLINNPKDPNPTYNRCIYGLYRPGSAFKTITATAALVSGIANENTEVYCGGIYTYYDDYQPGCIMGFVGDVTVRTALRYSCNIYFYDMARQMGIDYLAKVAGWFGVGQDLNLEIGGATGNMSTPEYIESLGGTWTPGSTIQAGIGQLETTVTPLNLAVIALTLANDGTRYQPYLVDSVTSYDGTKTIKKTEPTVAYKIDADKHIFQVVREGMIMVADDVQWPMGSGITQLADLPYGVAIKTGTPQVTADTFNSTILGYYPAEDPQICFGIVLEKGEFSRLMVRNIIESYFYNNYKPVTNEKGDIILPWGGQSTNTPGRPARGEADKNNSDTSGSTTN, from the coding sequence AGATAGTTGACGGTGAGTATTATAAAGACCAGACAGCAAACACATATACGGCAAATCAGACTGTGCAGGCGGCACGAGGTCAGATTTTTACCAAGGATGGCAAGGTAGTAAATACCAACAGACTGGTATATAAGATAATTGTGCAGAAGGCGTTCTTTAAATCAGGCACAGAAAACGATGTCATTGCAAAAACGCTGAAAATACTTCAGAATAACGATCAGAAGTGGATAGATACTCTTCCCGTCAGCAAAACTACGCCTTATAAGTTTACGGGCGATGATGACGAAATAGATACGCTGCGTTCAAAGCTGGAGCTTGGAGTTTATGCGACTGCGGAAAACTGCATGAATGCACTGTACGAAAAATTCGAGATTTCAGATTCTTACGGACAGGAAATGCGCAGGTACATTGCAGGTGTACGCTATGAAATGCTTATCCGTGATTTCTCTTATCAGAACCGTTATACTTTGGCTGAGGATGTTTCCGTTCAGACGGTAATAGAACTCAAAGAGCAGAGCTTTATGCTTGGCGGCATTGATATAATAGAAGAAGCTATACGTCAGTATGACGGCAAGGATTTCATTCCTCAGGTAGTCGGAAGAATAGGCGCTATTTCGGCGGATGAATATGCCGAATTGTCTGATAAAGGCTACAGCCTTAACGATACCACGGGTAAATGGGGAATCGAGAGCGCTATGGAAAGCACTCTCAGAGGTCAGAACGGAATACGCTCCATTACAAGAGATTCATCTGGTATGGTGGTTTCAGACGAAATAACAAAGGCGGCAACGGCAGGCAATTCCGTAAGGCTGACTATAGAAAGCGATTTCCAGAACGATGTTCAGGCGATTCTTGAAAATCATATAAAATGGCTCCATTACAATAACGATCCTACACGAGGAAACAAGGTAGACGCAGGCGGCGTAGTTGTACTTGACGCAAAGACCGGTGCCGTTCTTGCAATGGCAAACTATCCCAACTACGATATAAATAATTATATCGATCTTATCAATAATCCAAAAGACCCGAATCCGACATACAACAGATGTATATACGGTCTTTATCGTCCCGGCTCAGCCTTCAAGACAATAACGGCGACCGCCGCACTTGTTTCGGGTATTGCCAACGAGAACACGGAGGTTTACTGCGGCGGTATCTACACATATTACGACGACTATCAGCCCGGTTGTATCATGGGCTTTGTCGGCGATGTTACGGTAAGAACCGCACTGAGATATTCGTGTAATATCTATTTCTATGATATGGCTCGTCAGATGGGCATTGATTATCTTGCAAAGGTAGCGGGATGGTTCGGTGTCGGTCAGGACCTCAACCTTGAAATAGGCGGGGCGACAGGCAATATGAGTACGCCCGAATACATTGAATCACTCGGCGGAACATGGACGCCCGGCTCGACTATACAGGCAGGTATAGGACAGCTCGAAACGACCGTAACACCTCTTAATCTCGCCGTGATAGCACTTACACTCGCAAACGACGGCACACGCTATCAGCCGTATCTCGTTGACAGCGTCACAAGCTATGACGGTACAAAGACAATAAAGAAAACAGAGCCTACTGTAGCGTATAAAATAGATGCCGATAAGCATATATTTCAGGTAGTGCGTGAAGGTATGATAATGGTTGCGGACGATGTACAGTGGCCTATGGGCTCAGGTATAACACAGCTTGCGGATCTGCCCTACGGCGTAGCGATAAAAACAGGTACGCCTCAGGTAACCGCAGATACGTTCAACTCAACGATTCTCGGATATTATCCCGCAGAAGACCCTCAGATATGTTTCGGTATCGTTCTTGAAAAGGGCGAGTTCTCCAGACTTATGGTTAGAAATATCATCGAGTCATATTTCTACAATAACTATAAGCCGGTTACAAACGAAAAGGGCGATATTATTCTTCCGTGGGGCGGTCAGAGTACCAATACTCCGGGAAGACCTGCAAGGGGAGAGGCTGATAAAAACAATTCAGATACCTCAGGCAGTACAACCAACTGA
- a CDS encoding P-loop NTPase: MSQIIAVTAGKGGTGKSTTSANVARGLAALGKRTLLVELDFGLRCLDIMLGIKDKVKHDIGEYLEGKIDILTATTKVETVENLYLVCATRNPFMDINPEKIMGVCEEMRQHFDYIIIDTAGVGSSVFSVIKAAELILMVTTPDTVCVRDGAILSDFLYVKNCTNQRLIINKVSQNFKDEEILYDLDEVMDSVGIQLLGVVPEDNNIKVCGAKGMPLPPTCPGAKAYAAIARRILGEDVPLTININ; the protein is encoded by the coding sequence ATGTCACAGATTATAGCAGTAACCGCAGGTAAGGGCGGAACAGGTAAATCCACCACTTCGGCAAACGTTGCCCGTGGATTAGCCGCATTAGGCAAAAGAACACTTCTCGTTGAGCTCGACTTCGGATTAAGATGTCTTGATATAATGCTCGGCATCAAGGATAAGGTAAAGCATGATATAGGTGAGTACCTTGAAGGAAAGATAGACATTCTTACTGCAACAACGAAGGTTGAAACAGTAGAGAACTTATATCTTGTCTGTGCTACGAGAAACCCGTTCATGGACATAAATCCCGAAAAGATTATGGGTGTTTGCGAAGAAATGCGTCAGCATTTCGATTACATAATCATCGACACGGCAGGTGTAGGAAGCTCGGTGTTCAGCGTTATCAAGGCGGCTGAACTGATACTTATGGTTACTACGCCAGATACAGTATGCGTCCGTGACGGTGCTATTCTTTCTGACTTCTTATATGTTAAGAACTGTACAAATCAAAGACTTATCATAAATAAGGTAAGCCAGAACTTCAAGGACGAAGAAATTCTCTACGACCTTGATGAAGTTATGGACTCTGTAGGTATACAGCTTCTGGGCGTTGTGCCTGAGGACAACAATATCAAGGTGTGCGGAGCAAAGGGTATGCCTTTACCTCCGACTTGTCCCGGTGCTAAGGCTTACGCCGCTATCGCAAGGAGAATACTTGGGGAAGATGTACCGCTTACTATCAATATCAACTGA
- the mgsA gene encoding methylglyoxal synthase, producing the protein MNIALIAHDSKKELMVQFCIAYCGVLSRHNLCATGTTGKLVSEATGLNIQRYLSGSQGGDQQIAARISCNEIDVLIFFRDPLNAKAYEPHEMNLLRLCDVHNIPLATNIATAEALIHALERGDLDWREIVRG; encoded by the coding sequence ATGAATATTGCACTAATTGCTCATGATTCAAAGAAGGAATTGATGGTTCAGTTCTGCATAGCGTATTGCGGCGTGCTGAGCCGACATAATCTATGTGCTACCGGTACTACCGGCAAGCTCGTATCAGAGGCAACTGGGCTTAATATTCAGCGTTATCTCAGCGGATCTCAAGGGGGAGATCAGCAGATAGCCGCACGAATTTCATGTAATGAGATAGATGTGCTGATTTTCTTCAGAGATCCTTTAAATGCTAAAGCGTACGAGCCTCATGAAATGAATCTTTTGCGTCTTTGCGACGTTCATAATATTCCGCTTGCTACGAATATAGCTACAGCTGAAGCACTTATTCACGCTCTTGAAAGAGGCGATCTTGACTGGCGTGAAATTGTCAGAGGATAA
- the hisS gene encoding histidine--tRNA ligase, which yields MELVTKKPRGTEDKLPKEIYKWHTVEKIARNVAEAYGCKEIRTPTFEHTELFQRGVGGTTDVVQKEMYTFNDKKGRSITLKPEGTAGAVRAVIENGLLNDALPLKTYYFTRCFRYEAPQSGRLREFNQVGIEYFGTASPAADAEVIALANDIIKSLGVKNISIEINSIGCPKCRAEYHKALKEYYSQYKDQLCGTCLERLDRNPMRLLDCKSEICSSFKKDAPMILDYLCDDCREHFENVKKRLDVLGVSYTVNPLIVRGLDYYTNTVFEFISNEIGSQGAVCAGGRYNGLVEEIGGNSVPGLGFAMGLERIIMVMENQKLEFEPEKKCDLYIASFDDETSIYAMELVQKLREEGFWAECDISGRSFKAQMKYANKIGATYCMVIGGDEMNTKSAKLKRMSDGTETPVTLDDKFCEKLNTMILEIV from the coding sequence ATGGAGTTAGTAACCAAAAAACCCAGAGGAACAGAAGATAAACTGCCAAAGGAAATATATAAGTGGCACACTGTTGAGAAAATTGCAAGAAATGTAGCAGAGGCATACGGCTGTAAGGAGATTCGTACACCTACGTTTGAACACACCGAGCTTTTCCAGCGAGGAGTAGGCGGCACTACCGACGTTGTACAGAAGGAAATGTACACCTTCAACGATAAGAAGGGCAGAAGCATAACGCTGAAGCCTGAGGGTACAGCAGGCGCTGTCCGTGCCGTTATCGAAAACGGACTTCTTAATGATGCGCTTCCGCTTAAAACATATTATTTCACACGTTGCTTCAGATATGAAGCTCCGCAGAGCGGCCGCCTCCGTGAATTCAATCAGGTCGGAATCGAATATTTTGGCACTGCTTCGCCTGCGGCAGATGCTGAAGTTATCGCACTTGCAAATGACATTATCAAAAGTCTTGGCGTAAAGAACATAAGCATTGAGATAAACAGCATAGGCTGTCCTAAGTGCCGTGCGGAATACCACAAGGCGCTGAAGGAATATTATTCTCAGTATAAGGATCAGCTTTGCGGCACCTGCCTTGAAAGACTTGACCGCAACCCTATGAGATTGCTTGATTGCAAGAGCGAAATATGCAGCAGCTTCAAGAAGGACGCTCCCATGATACTTGATTATCTATGCGATGATTGCAGGGAACACTTCGAAAATGTAAAGAAACGTCTTGATGTACTTGGAGTATCATATACCGTAAATCCTCTTATAGTGCGTGGACTTGACTACTACACAAATACCGTGTTTGAGTTCATCTCGAATGAGATCGGTTCGCAGGGCGCTGTATGTGCAGGCGGCAGATACAACGGACTTGTAGAAGAGATAGGCGGAAACAGCGTTCCCGGACTCGGATTCGCTATGGGTCTTGAGCGTATCATAATGGTAATGGAAAATCAGAAGCTGGAATTTGAGCCTGAAAAGAAGTGCGACCTTTATATAGCTTCATTTGACGATGAAACAAGCATATACGCAATGGAACTTGTTCAGAAGCTCCGTGAGGAAGGCTTCTGGGCTGAGTGTGATATTTCCGGCAGAAGCTTCAAGGCACAGATGAAGTACGCAAATAAAATCGGCGCTACTTACTGTATGGTAATAGGCGGCGATGAGATGAATACCAAATCCGCAAAGCTCAAGCGTATGTCTGACGGTACAGAAACGCCCGTAACACTGGACGATAAATTCTGTGAGAAGCTCAACACTATGATACTTGAAATAGTATAA
- a CDS encoding phage Gp37/Gp68 family protein, giving the protein MNDTWNPWHGCRKISDGCKNCYVYRRDAQYDIDSTAVVKNKTFYAPAERYKYGNYKMVPDGNIIYTCFTSDFFLDEADKWRDECWQMIRQRPDVTFLIITKRIHRFSKCTPVDWGEGYDNVHICCTCENQKMADFRLPIFLKAPIKHKSIICEPLLEHIDLSPYLDKSQITEVVVGGESGNEARECNYDWILSIREQCIDAGVDFHFRQTGARFVKDGRLYRIERKFQHSQARKANIDVVFKTV; this is encoded by the coding sequence ATGAACGATACATGGAATCCGTGGCACGGTTGCAGGAAAATCAGCGACGGATGTAAAAACTGTTACGTCTACAGACGTGACGCACAATACGATATAGACAGCACGGCAGTAGTGAAAAACAAAACGTTTTACGCTCCTGCCGAGCGTTATAAATACGGTAATTATAAAATGGTGCCGGACGGCAATATCATTTATACCTGTTTCACCTCCGACTTCTTTCTTGACGAGGCGGATAAATGGCGTGATGAGTGCTGGCAGATGATAAGACAGCGTCCTGATGTAACATTTCTGATAATAACAAAGCGTATCCACAGATTTTCGAAGTGTACCCCTGTCGATTGGGGCGAGGGATACGACAATGTTCATATCTGCTGTACCTGTGAAAATCAGAAAATGGCAGATTTTCGCCTGCCGATATTTCTTAAAGCCCCGATAAAACACAAGTCGATCATATGCGAGCCTTTGCTCGAACATATTGATTTAAGCCCGTATCTCGATAAGTCGCAGATAACTGAGGTGGTTGTCGGCGGCGAATCCGGAAACGAAGCGAGAGAATGTAATTATGACTGGATTCTCAGCATCAGAGAGCAGTGCATAGATGCAGGCGTTGACTTTCATTTTCGTCAGACGGGCGCAAGGTTTGTCAAAGACGGCAGGCTTTACAGGATAGAAAGAAAATTTCAGCACTCACAGGCACGCAAGGCAAATATTGATGTTGTTTTCAAAACTGTTTGA
- the thrS gene encoding threonine--tRNA ligase, whose translation MIKVTLKDGSVKELESACSVFDVAKEISPRLAKAACVAKIDGEIKDLRTVIDSDCTLEILTFDDEDGKKAFRHTASHILAQAVKRLYPEVKLAIGPAIDNGFYYDFDKDTPFMPEDLEAIEAEMKKIVKEDLKLEQFEMAPADAIKYLKEIDEPYKVELCEEHAGKNEPISFYKQGEFTDLCAGPHLMSTGYVKAFKLTSCTGAYWRGSEKNKMLSRIYATAFPKASELEAYLNMIEEAKKRDHRKLGKELELFTIMDEGPGFPFFLPKGMTLKNTLIDYWRQIHTRDGYVEISTPIMLNRQLWETSGHWDHYKENMYTTVIDDTEFAIKPMNCPGGILVYKSKPRSYRDLPIRMGELGLVHRHEKSGALHGLMRVRCFTQDDAHIFMTPDQITDEIKGVVRLIDEVYKLFGFKYHVELSTQPEDSMGSQEDWDMATEGLRKALDSLGLPYVVNEGDGAFYGPKIDFHLEDSLGRTWQCGTIQLDFQLPMRFELEYTGADGEKHRPIMIHRVVFGSIERFIGILTEHFAGAFPIWLAPVQVELMPIADRHNEFTSKVAAELKKRGIRVEVDGRSEKIGFKIREAQLQKIPYMLVIGDKEVETENVSIRCRKRGDIGTMSVSDFCDMVEKEIREKTIITD comes from the coding sequence ATGATAAAAGTTACACTGAAAGACGGCAGCGTAAAGGAACTTGAAAGTGCTTGTTCCGTATTTGACGTTGCAAAGGAAATAAGCCCCCGTCTTGCAAAGGCGGCTTGTGTTGCAAAGATTGACGGCGAGATCAAGGATCTGCGTACTGTAATTGACAGCGATTGCACACTTGAAATACTTACATTTGACGATGAAGACGGTAAGAAAGCGTTCCGTCACACTGCATCTCACATTCTGGCACAGGCTGTCAAAAGACTTTACCCTGAGGTAAAGCTGGCGATAGGTCCTGCTATAGATAACGGATTCTATTACGATTTTGATAAAGATACTCCCTTTATGCCTGAAGATCTCGAGGCTATCGAAGCAGAGATGAAGAAGATAGTAAAGGAAGATTTAAAGCTCGAACAGTTTGAAATGGCTCCTGCAGATGCTATTAAGTATCTCAAGGAGATTGACGAGCCTTACAAGGTCGAGCTTTGCGAGGAACACGCAGGCAAGAACGAGCCTATATCCTTCTATAAGCAGGGCGAATTCACAGATTTATGTGCAGGTCCTCACCTTATGTCGACAGGCTATGTAAAGGCATTCAAGCTGACAAGCTGCACAGGCGCTTACTGGAGAGGCAGTGAAAAGAACAAGATGCTCTCCCGTATCTATGCCACAGCATTCCCCAAGGCATCAGAGCTTGAGGCATACCTCAATATGATTGAAGAAGCGAAGAAGCGTGACCACAGAAAGCTCGGCAAGGAGCTTGAGCTGTTCACTATTATGGACGAGGGTCCCGGATTCCCGTTCTTCTTACCTAAGGGTATGACACTCAAGAATACTCTTATTGATTACTGGCGTCAGATACACACCCGTGACGGCTATGTTGAGATTTCCACTCCTATAATGCTTAACCGTCAGCTTTGGGAAACATCGGGTCACTGGGATCATTACAAAGAGAATATGTATACTACTGTAATTGACGATACAGAGTTTGCCATAAAGCCTATGAACTGCCCGGGCGGAATACTTGTATACAAGTCAAAGCCCCGTTCATACAGAGATTTACCTATTAGAATGGGCGAACTCGGACTTGTTCACCGTCACGAAAAGTCAGGCGCACTTCACGGCCTTATGCGTGTAAGATGCTTCACACAGGACGATGCGCATATCTTTATGACTCCCGATCAGATTACGGACGAGATAAAGGGCGTTGTAAGACTTATTGACGAGGTTTACAAGCTGTTCGGATTCAAGTATCACGTTGAGCTTTCAACACAGCCCGAAGACAGTATGGGCAGTCAGGAAGACTGGGATATGGCTACAGAGGGTCTGCGTAAGGCTCTTGACAGTCTTGGACTTCCTTACGTTGTAAACGAGGGCGACGGTGCATTCTACGGTCCTAAGATTGACTTCCATCTTGAAGACTCGCTCGGCAGAACGTGGCAGTGCGGTACTATCCAGCTTGACTTCCAGCTGCCTATGAGATTTGAACTTGAATACACAGGTGCGGACGGCGAAAAGCACAGACCTATTATGATTCACCGTGTTGTATTCGGCTCTATCGAAAGATTTATCGGTATCCTGACCGAACATTTTGCAGGTGCGTTCCCGATATGGCTTGCTCCCGTACAGGTTGAGCTTATGCCTATTGCCGACCGTCACAACGAGTTTACATCAAAGGTTGCCGCAGAGCTTAAGAAGCGTGGCATAAGAGTAGAGGTTGACGGCAGAAGCGAGAAGATAGGCTTCAAGATTCGTGAAGCACAGCTTCAGAAGATTCCTTATATGCTTGTTATAGGCGATAAGGAGGTTGAAACAGAAAACGTTTCTATCCGTTGCCGCAAGCGTGGCGATATCGGTACAATGTCGGTATCTGATTTCTGCGATATGGTAGAAAAAGAGATAAGAGAAAAGACTATCATTACCGATTGA
- a CDS encoding YjfB family protein, with translation MDLTSYIASMSVSMAQANVAQSVSTAMLSKSIDSIEQSGAEVVDLINSADIPPAGVTGHVLNIKA, from the coding sequence ATGGATCTTACTTCTTACATTGCGAGTATGTCTGTCAGTATGGCACAGGCAAACGTAGCACAGAGCGTTTCCACAGCAATGCTGTCGAAGAGCATCGACAGCATCGAGCAAAGCGGGGCAGAGGTGGTTGATCTTATCAACAGCGCCGATATTCCGCCTGCCGGAGTAACAGGACACGTTCTGAATATCAAAGCATAA